A single region of the Paraburkholderia megapolitana genome encodes:
- a CDS encoding FUSC family protein — MSTSTTAPARSLSGFLNTAADWARTDGRTWLYMFKAIAAALLALGIAMKLDLPQPRTAMTTVFIVMQPQSGMVFAKSFYRICGTLVGLVVMLALIGLFAQQPELFIVTTAIWVGICTAGAARNRNFRSYGFVLAGYTAALIGFPASQHPDGAFLSALTRVAEVVLGIVCAGAVSALVFPEHAGEQMRTTIRARFSSFVEYVSASLAGRADRAHIEATNARFVADIVGFEATRSVAIFESPDSRMRGGRLARLNSEFMTASTRFHALHQLMNRLHDSVATGAIAALEPYFKEIAPLLYKSGEPVLTAADAVHVVNQLDAYRAELPKRVRATRAELETRADVPLLDFDTGAELLYRFVDDMHAYAATYASLAVDTHERERWIERYEPKTNPIAAGVAGVRAAIVIMVLGAFWIATAWPSGSTLVLTAAAVCALASSSPYPTRTAFQMAAGTTLSSVMAIILVFGIYPHIDGFPLLCAALTPFLLLGVFMTTRPKLVGYGVGYCIFFCFLAGPDNVIQYEPTGFMNDALALVLSMLVSSLAFAVLLPPSTPWLRKRLFADLRKQVVFACRAPLARLRTRFESGARDLMFQINALAEGEPELKRDTLRWLFAVLEAGNSMIDLRREIDGLPADARYAETTPWRVAIRTMRRHVAALYRQPDGSRLNAAFAANVDAIAAVQQLLSSFEPPREERHQLQRILSHLHFIRTALLDPQSPLAELVSGGRAGSTPSEGVRHAP, encoded by the coding sequence ATGTCCACCTCCACTACCGCCCCCGCCAGATCGCTCAGCGGCTTCCTGAACACAGCCGCCGACTGGGCCCGCACCGACGGCCGCACGTGGCTCTACATGTTCAAGGCAATCGCCGCCGCGCTGCTCGCGCTAGGCATCGCGATGAAACTCGACCTGCCGCAGCCGCGCACTGCGATGACAACCGTGTTCATCGTGATGCAGCCGCAAAGCGGCATGGTGTTCGCGAAAAGCTTCTACCGGATCTGCGGCACGCTGGTCGGGCTCGTCGTGATGCTCGCGCTGATCGGTCTGTTCGCGCAGCAGCCCGAACTCTTCATCGTCACGACCGCGATCTGGGTCGGTATCTGCACGGCCGGCGCCGCGCGCAATCGCAACTTCCGCTCGTATGGTTTCGTGCTCGCCGGTTACACCGCCGCGTTGATCGGCTTCCCGGCCTCGCAGCACCCGGACGGCGCGTTCCTGTCGGCGCTCACGCGGGTTGCGGAAGTGGTGCTCGGTATCGTCTGTGCGGGCGCGGTCAGCGCACTCGTGTTTCCGGAGCACGCAGGCGAACAGATGCGCACGACGATCCGCGCGCGTTTCTCATCCTTTGTCGAGTACGTGTCCGCATCGCTGGCGGGGCGCGCCGACCGCGCCCACATCGAAGCGACCAACGCGCGCTTCGTCGCGGATATCGTCGGCTTCGAGGCAACGCGCAGCGTCGCCATCTTCGAGAGCCCCGATTCGCGGATGCGCGGTGGGCGCCTTGCGCGGCTCAACAGCGAATTCATGACGGCGTCGACGCGCTTTCACGCGCTGCATCAGTTGATGAACCGGCTGCACGACAGCGTCGCAACCGGCGCGATCGCAGCGCTCGAGCCGTACTTCAAGGAAATCGCGCCGTTGCTGTACAAGTCGGGCGAACCCGTGCTGACCGCGGCCGACGCCGTACACGTAGTGAACCAGCTCGACGCCTACCGGGCAGAGCTACCGAAGCGCGTGCGCGCGACGCGCGCCGAACTCGAAACTCGCGCCGACGTGCCGTTGCTCGATTTCGACACGGGCGCCGAACTGCTCTACCGCTTCGTCGACGATATGCATGCGTACGCGGCAACCTACGCCTCGCTCGCCGTCGATACGCACGAACGCGAACGCTGGATCGAGCGCTACGAGCCGAAGACCAATCCGATCGCCGCGGGCGTTGCGGGTGTACGCGCCGCTATCGTGATCATGGTGCTCGGTGCGTTCTGGATCGCGACCGCGTGGCCGAGCGGTTCAACGCTCGTGCTGACGGCCGCCGCCGTGTGCGCGCTCGCATCGTCGTCGCCGTATCCGACGCGCACCGCATTCCAGATGGCCGCGGGCACGACGCTGTCGTCGGTGATGGCGATCATTCTGGTGTTCGGCATTTATCCGCATATCGACGGTTTTCCGCTGCTGTGCGCCGCGCTGACGCCGTTCCTGCTACTCGGCGTGTTCATGACAACGCGGCCAAAACTGGTCGGCTACGGCGTCGGCTACTGCATCTTCTTTTGCTTCCTGGCCGGCCCGGACAACGTGATCCAGTACGAGCCGACCGGCTTCATGAACGACGCGCTGGCGCTCGTGCTGTCGATGCTCGTATCGTCGCTCGCGTTCGCGGTGTTGCTGCCGCCGTCGACGCCGTGGCTGCGCAAGCGCCTGTTCGCCGATCTGCGCAAGCAGGTTGTGTTCGCGTGCCGGGCGCCGCTCGCGCGTTTGCGCACGCGCTTCGAAAGCGGTGCACGCGACCTGATGTTCCAGATCAACGCACTCGCGGAAGGCGAGCCGGAGCTCAAGCGCGACACGCTGCGCTGGCTGTTCGCCGTGCTCGAAGCGGGTAACTCGATGATCGATCTGCGGCGCGAAATCGACGGGCTGCCGGCCGACGCGCGCTACGCGGAAACGACACCGTGGCGCGTCGCCATCCGTACGATGCGCCGTCACGTCGCGGCGCTTTATCGGCAGCCGGATGGCTCACGACTGAATGCTGCATTTGCGGCCAACGTCGATGCGATCGCGGCAGTCCAGCAACTGCTATCGAGCTTCGAGCCGCCGCGCGAAGAGCGCCACCAGTTGCAACGCATCCTCAGTCATCTGCATTTCATCCGTACCGCGCTGCTCGACCCGCAATCGCCGCTCGCTGAACTCGTGAGCGGCGGACGCGCCGGCAGCACACCCTCCGAAGGAGTTCGTCATGCCCCGTGA
- a CDS encoding efflux RND transporter periplasmic adaptor subunit — translation MTIRNFLGFVATAVIFIVAILIGRALWVHYMDEPWTRDGRVRAEVVNIAPDVSGAVVELPVGDNQPVKKGDLLMQIDPSHYQIAVEQAQAAVAARKAELQMRRDDAQRRADMDSLVVSKESRDNASHSANAAEAEYEQALAALDAAKLNLERTRVVSPVDGYVTNLSVYRGDYAIAGTPKLAIVDSHSFWVYGYFEETKLPHVKIGNKAEIRLMSGGELRGHVESISRGIYDRDNPQSRELLADVNPTFNWVRLAQRVPVRIHIDSVPDGMVLSAGTTCTVVVSPS, via the coding sequence ATGACCATCCGAAATTTCCTGGGCTTTGTCGCGACAGCCGTCATTTTTATCGTCGCGATCCTGATCGGCCGTGCGCTGTGGGTGCACTACATGGACGAACCGTGGACCCGCGACGGCCGCGTGCGCGCTGAAGTCGTCAACATCGCGCCCGACGTGTCGGGTGCCGTCGTCGAACTGCCGGTGGGCGACAACCAGCCCGTCAAGAAAGGCGACTTGCTGATGCAGATCGATCCGTCGCACTACCAGATCGCCGTCGAGCAGGCACAGGCTGCGGTCGCCGCACGCAAGGCCGAACTGCAGATGCGGCGCGACGACGCGCAGCGCCGGGCGGATATGGACAGCCTCGTCGTATCGAAGGAAAGCCGCGACAACGCGTCGCATTCGGCAAATGCCGCGGAAGCGGAATACGAACAGGCGCTCGCCGCACTCGATGCCGCGAAGTTGAACCTCGAACGCACGCGGGTCGTGTCGCCGGTGGACGGCTATGTGACGAACCTGAGCGTGTATCGCGGCGACTATGCGATCGCGGGAACGCCGAAGCTCGCGATCGTCGATAGTCACTCGTTCTGGGTGTATGGCTACTTCGAGGAAACCAAGCTGCCGCACGTGAAAATCGGCAACAAGGCGGAGATCCGTTTGATGAGCGGTGGCGAGTTGCGCGGGCACGTCGAGAGCATCTCGCGCGGTATCTACGATCGCGACAATCCGCAGAGCCGCGAACTGCTCGCCGATGTGAACCCGACGTTCAACTGGGTGCGGCTTGCGCAGCGTGTGCCGGTGCGAATCCACATCGACAGCGTGCCGGACGGGATGGTGCTGTCGGCGGGGACGACGTGTACGGTGGTGGTTTCGCCGAGCTAG
- a CDS encoding metallophosphoesterase: MKVRILSDLHLEYNEPAIVPHADADLVILAGDIHNHAEGLRWAAETFDGNVPVVYVPGNHEYYDGEFGALEAAMHDAAASVDNVHFLNNAALVDPAGRWRVLGTTLWTDFALYGASADERAESIAAAKRVMLDFLGLIQVTWPAQRDETALSAAQQAGSAAARNFTPQDSLALHERARAWLETELARPFAGKTIVVTHHAPHRLSLAARYAEDLVSAGFVSDLSTLIGTPAVLWVHGHTHTGFDYTVNGTRVVCNPRGYFDRRTGQFENPDFAWDRTVDV, translated from the coding sequence GTGAAAGTCCGCATCCTGTCCGATCTGCATCTGGAATACAACGAGCCGGCGATCGTTCCGCACGCGGATGCCGACCTGGTGATACTCGCGGGCGACATCCACAATCACGCAGAAGGATTGCGCTGGGCCGCCGAGACTTTCGACGGCAATGTGCCGGTCGTCTATGTGCCGGGCAATCACGAGTATTACGACGGTGAGTTCGGCGCGCTCGAAGCGGCGATGCACGATGCCGCCGCTTCAGTCGATAACGTGCACTTCCTGAACAATGCCGCGCTCGTCGATCCGGCCGGCCGCTGGCGCGTACTCGGCACGACGCTATGGACCGACTTTGCGCTATACGGTGCGAGCGCCGACGAGCGCGCGGAATCGATCGCGGCCGCGAAACGAGTGATGCTGGATTTTCTGGGATTGATTCAGGTGACGTGGCCGGCGCAGCGCGATGAAACCGCTCTGTCGGCAGCGCAGCAGGCAGGTAGCGCCGCTGCGCGCAACTTCACACCTCAAGACAGCCTCGCGCTGCACGAACGCGCGCGAGCGTGGCTCGAAACGGAACTGGCACGACCTTTTGCCGGCAAGACAATCGTCGTCACGCATCATGCGCCGCATCGCCTGAGTCTCGCTGCGCGCTACGCGGAAGATCTCGTGTCGGCGGGATTCGTCAGCGATCTGTCGACGCTCATCGGCACGCCGGCCGTGCTATGGGTGCACGGCCACACGCATACCGGATTCGACTACACGGTCAACGGCACACGCGTCGTGTGCAACCCGCGTGGCTATTTCGACCGGCGCACGGGCCAGTTCGAAAACCCCGACTTCGCGTGGGACCGGACCGTCGACGTCTGA
- a CDS encoding DUF1656 domain-containing protein, producing MPREIAVFDAYVPAVVLLFILGAVLTWMLDRLIAVTGIYRIVWHPSLFRASLLVCVCGLLGLAVYR from the coding sequence ATGCCCCGTGAGATCGCCGTTTTCGATGCCTACGTGCCGGCTGTCGTGCTGCTGTTCATCCTCGGCGCCGTGCTGACCTGGATGCTCGACCGGCTGATCGCCGTAACCGGCATCTACCGCATCGTGTGGCATCCCTCCCTGTTCCGGGCGAGCCTGCTCGTCTGTGTGTGCGGCCTGCTTGGCCTCGCCGTTTACCGTTGA
- a CDS encoding efflux transporter outer membrane subunit: MQFPVQKGIAALAVLTISSIIAGCASTGGIAPQTHAVDPSSLDAGAAIRAANADAKWSAADWWSAYNDPQLNAWVTSAEAGNPTLAAAQARVREARSMAGVAASALSPQINGNLSIERQHWPDNVYYGPGPLSNANTWDNTGTIGLSYHLDLWGKDHNSAEQALDLAHMRAADARAAQLEIETNVVRAYIDMSMNYALLDIAKATRDQQQQILSLAQRRLKGGLGTQLEVSQAETPLPDYERQIDVLEEAIALNRNQLAALAGKGPGSGDAITRPQLALDAPAGLPSALPAELIGHRPDIVAARWSVAAQARGIDVAKAGFYPDVNLLGSLGGFAAAGPLFQFLRSANGGWTAGPALSLPIFDGGRLRGELGAASAGYDEAVSAYDQTIVSALKQIADQVVRMRSLATQQNDAQRSVDAARRNYTLAREGYRRGLTDYLNVLVAQNQLLRAQEGIARIEAARLTAHATLVAALGGGLADPVDAPPAADALPAHGRGHASVAAAASSAAAATEPTVSAAVHPGQ, encoded by the coding sequence GTGCAGTTTCCGGTACAGAAAGGGATCGCCGCGCTCGCGGTTCTTACGATCTCGTCAATAATCGCCGGCTGCGCCAGTACCGGAGGCATCGCGCCGCAAACGCATGCGGTCGACCCTTCGTCGCTCGATGCGGGCGCTGCAATTCGCGCCGCGAACGCCGACGCGAAGTGGTCCGCCGCCGACTGGTGGAGCGCCTACAACGACCCGCAACTGAATGCATGGGTAACCTCGGCCGAAGCCGGCAACCCGACGCTGGCGGCCGCGCAGGCACGTGTGCGCGAAGCACGGTCGATGGCGGGCGTGGCCGCCTCGGCACTATCGCCGCAGATCAACGGCAATCTGTCGATCGAGCGCCAGCACTGGCCCGACAACGTCTACTACGGCCCCGGCCCGCTCTCGAACGCGAACACCTGGGACAACACGGGCACGATTGGCCTGTCGTATCACCTCGACCTGTGGGGCAAGGACCACAACAGCGCCGAACAGGCACTCGACCTCGCCCACATGCGCGCCGCCGATGCCCGCGCCGCGCAACTCGAAATCGAAACCAACGTGGTGCGCGCGTACATCGACATGTCGATGAACTACGCGCTGCTCGACATCGCGAAGGCGACGCGCGACCAGCAGCAACAGATCCTCTCGCTCGCGCAGCGGCGCCTGAAAGGCGGCCTCGGCACGCAGCTCGAAGTGAGCCAGGCGGAAACGCCGCTGCCCGACTATGAGCGGCAGATCGATGTGCTTGAAGAGGCGATCGCGCTGAACCGCAATCAGTTGGCTGCGCTGGCCGGCAAGGGGCCTGGTTCCGGCGATGCGATCACGCGCCCGCAGCTCGCACTCGATGCGCCTGCCGGTCTGCCGTCCGCGCTGCCCGCCGAGCTGATCGGCCATCGCCCTGACATCGTCGCCGCCCGCTGGAGCGTCGCCGCGCAGGCGCGCGGCATCGACGTCGCGAAGGCCGGTTTCTATCCGGACGTCAATCTGCTTGGCTCGCTCGGCGGATTTGCTGCGGCAGGCCCGCTGTTCCAGTTCCTGCGCTCGGCAAACGGCGGCTGGACCGCCGGCCCGGCGCTGTCGCTGCCGATCTTCGACGGTGGCCGGCTACGCGGAGAACTCGGTGCGGCATCGGCGGGTTATGACGAGGCGGTCAGCGCCTACGATCAGACGATCGTCAGTGCGCTGAAACAGATCGCCGACCAGGTCGTGCGGATGCGCTCGCTTGCCACGCAGCAGAACGATGCGCAGCGCTCGGTCGATGCGGCACGCAGGAACTACACGCTGGCGCGCGAAGGCTACCGGCGCGGCCTGACCGACTATCTGAACGTACTCGTTGCGCAGAACCAGTTGCTGCGCGCACAGGAAGGCATCGCACGCATCGAGGCCGCACGGCTCACCGCACACGCGACGCTCGTCGCGGCGCTGGGCGGCGGTCTCGCCGATCCTGTCGACGCCCCGCCTGCCGCAGATGCACTACCTGCGCACGGTCGTGGTCATGCGAGTGTGGCGGCTGCAGCATCGAGCGCAGCGGCGGCGACAGAACCCACGGTCAGCGCCGCCGTGCATCCGGGCCAATAA
- the wrbA gene encoding NAD(P)H:quinone oxidoreductase, which yields MKDILVLYYSRYGATRELALAIAHGVDSVAGMQARVRTVPPVSTVCEATQPDIPAEGPPYAELRDLEECAGLALGSPTRFGNMAAPLKYFLDGTTPQWLSGALAGKPAGVFTATGSLHGGQETTLLSMMLPLLHHGMLIVGIPYTESTLTTTLTGGTPYGASHFARADSAQQGISADERALAVALGARIARTAAVMSERP from the coding sequence ATGAAAGACATTCTCGTCCTCTACTACAGCCGTTACGGCGCCACTCGCGAGCTCGCGCTGGCGATCGCACACGGCGTCGACAGCGTGGCCGGCATGCAGGCGCGTGTGCGCACCGTGCCTCCCGTCTCCACCGTCTGCGAAGCCACCCAGCCCGATATCCCCGCCGAAGGCCCGCCCTACGCCGAACTGCGCGACCTCGAAGAATGCGCAGGCCTTGCACTCGGCTCGCCGACGCGCTTCGGCAACATGGCCGCGCCGCTCAAGTATTTCCTCGACGGCACGACGCCGCAGTGGCTCTCTGGCGCGCTGGCCGGCAAGCCGGCCGGTGTGTTCACGGCGACGGGCAGCCTGCACGGCGGCCAGGAAACGACTCTGCTGTCGATGATGCTTCCGCTCCTGCACCACGGCATGTTGATCGTCGGCATTCCGTACACCGAGAGCACGCTGACCACGACGCTGACCGGCGGCACGCCGTACGGCGCCTCGCACTTCGCACGCGCCGACTCCGCGCAGCAAGGCATCTCCGCCGACGAACGCGCGCTTGCCGTCGCACTCGGCGCCCGCATCGCGCGCACCGCGGCTGTCATGAGCGAGCGGCCATGA
- a CDS encoding LysR family transcriptional regulator, with amino-acid sequence MDTLQNMRVFVRVVEAGSFTGAAQHLNTTTAYASRAVSDLEAHLRTRLLNRTTRRIALTEAGERYLQRCEQILAYVDQAEAEASDAHARPSGKLKVHAMASFGQQYVVPAVGRYQQRYPDVQIELTLAQRLPDLLDEGYDVSLTLAIDLPDSGLVSQRIGAAFSIPCASPAYLELYGVPQTPHDLKNHVCLRMVTPISPADEWSFNGPDGQHTIALGPATFQVNVAEAAAMAARVGMGIGLIPLYSAISGLRSGELVWLLPEYTAQEMNIYALYPSRQYLDAKIRTWVEFLRDEVPATLAADQAELRQFARS; translated from the coding sequence ATGGATACGCTTCAAAATATGCGCGTATTTGTCCGTGTCGTAGAAGCGGGCAGTTTCACCGGTGCGGCGCAGCACCTGAATACGACGACGGCTTATGCATCGCGCGCGGTGTCCGATCTCGAAGCGCATCTGCGCACGCGTCTGCTGAACCGCACGACGCGCCGCATCGCGCTGACCGAGGCCGGCGAGCGTTACCTGCAGCGCTGCGAGCAGATCCTTGCCTATGTCGACCAGGCGGAAGCCGAGGCGAGCGATGCGCATGCGCGCCCGTCCGGCAAGCTGAAAGTGCACGCGATGGCGAGTTTCGGTCAGCAGTATGTGGTGCCGGCGGTCGGCCGCTACCAGCAACGCTATCCGGATGTGCAGATCGAACTGACGCTCGCTCAGCGCCTGCCCGATCTGCTCGACGAAGGCTACGACGTGTCGTTGACGCTCGCCATCGATCTACCGGATTCCGGGCTCGTATCGCAGCGCATCGGCGCGGCATTCAGCATTCCGTGCGCGTCGCCCGCCTATCTGGAGCTCTACGGCGTGCCGCAGACACCGCACGACCTGAAGAACCACGTATGCCTGCGCATGGTCACGCCGATATCGCCGGCCGACGAATGGAGCTTCAACGGGCCGGACGGCCAGCACACTATTGCGCTTGGCCCGGCGACGTTTCAGGTCAATGTCGCCGAGGCGGCGGCCATGGCGGCGCGCGTGGGCATGGGCATCGGGTTGATCCCGCTTTATTCGGCGATCAGCGGATTGCGTAGCGGCGAACTCGTGTGGCTGCTGCCCGAGTACACGGCGCAGGAGATGAATATTTACGCGCTGTACCCGTCGCGCCAGTATCTCGACGCGAAAATCCGCACGTGGGTGGAGTTTCTGCGCGACGAAGTGCCGGCCACGCTCGCCGCCGATCAGGCCGAGTTGCGGCAGTTCGCGCGTAGCTGA
- a CDS encoding DUF2069 domain-containing protein — translation MSTPRVPASSTGNQSTAADPVAGNATAALGANAALIALIVLCVAWEWWLAPLRPGGSALVLKALPLLCAVPGVWRRRLYTLQWASMLVLLYFAEGIVRGMSDPGFSARLGWLEVGLSLIFFVCALVYVAPFKRAARRAKKTAQAS, via the coding sequence ATGAGTACGCCGCGCGTACCCGCTTCTTCTACAGGGAATCAATCGACCGCTGCCGATCCCGTCGCTGGAAACGCGACTGCCGCGCTTGGCGCCAACGCTGCCCTGATCGCGCTGATCGTGTTGTGCGTCGCATGGGAATGGTGGCTTGCACCGCTGCGGCCCGGCGGTTCGGCGCTCGTGCTGAAAGCACTCCCGCTGCTGTGCGCTGTGCCTGGCGTATGGCGTCGCCGACTGTACACGCTGCAGTGGGCGTCGATGCTGGTGCTGCTGTACTTCGCGGAAGGCATCGTGCGCGGCATGTCGGACCCGGGCTTCAGCGCGCGACTCGGCTGGCTCGAAGTGGGTCTCTCGCTGATCTTTTTCGTTTGCGCGCTCGTTTATGTCGCACCGTTTAAGCGCGCAGCACGGCGCGCAAAGAAAACCGCGCAAGCTTCGTAA
- a CDS encoding methyl-accepting chemotaxis protein: protein MKAVSLGSQPGAGFVPEGEPAVGASQVSQPRVRSGQTKGMSVKTTLRLAFAVLLVGTLAIGVFSLTQISRLNGASRSIYDQGHVASRAAEEVRGYVLRASRAQKMLLTATTAKERDDLGSDIDKGLTAIGTELNTLQRYGDPSDAKAVALQKTFTASVGVWSGHLRDFVKLVKAQPLDLSQMNWQVGTQDVSLLVETGKLEKLVDDLVAQRGTAAKATIDASAFIFHSSFVMIAGMTVALIVLAFAISEWVVRRLARQLGGEPVYAKEIASRIASGDLSNQISLDRHDTSSMLSALRDMQSGLSSTVSGIAASAEAIASASGEISMGNLDLSQRTEQQAMALERTASSMEELTSTVRQNADNAKQASTLAYNASAIAEKGGAVVGRVVETMGKINESAKSIGDIIGVIEGIAFQTNILALNAAVEAARAGEEGRGFSVVAGEVRNLAQRSAAAAKEIKTLINASVERVSNGSTLAQDAGQTMDEVVKAVKRVTDIMGEISAASAEQSAGIEEINLAVTQMDAGTQQNAALVEQATAAARSLDDQARALKQMVGKFSLVS from the coding sequence ATGAAAGCAGTTTCGCTGGGCAGCCAGCCGGGCGCGGGGTTCGTTCCGGAAGGGGAGCCGGCCGTCGGCGCGTCGCAAGTGAGCCAGCCGCGCGTTCGCAGCGGGCAGACGAAGGGCATGTCGGTCAAGACGACGCTGCGCCTTGCGTTTGCCGTGCTGCTGGTCGGTACGCTCGCGATCGGCGTGTTCTCGTTGACGCAGATCAGCCGCCTGAACGGCGCGAGCCGGTCGATCTACGACCAGGGGCACGTCGCGAGCCGTGCCGCCGAGGAAGTGCGCGGCTACGTGCTGCGCGCAAGCCGCGCGCAAAAGATGCTGCTGACCGCGACCACCGCGAAAGAGCGCGACGACCTCGGCTCGGACATCGACAAGGGGCTCACGGCGATCGGCACCGAACTGAACACGCTGCAGCGCTACGGCGACCCGTCCGATGCGAAGGCTGTCGCATTGCAGAAAACCTTCACGGCATCGGTTGGCGTCTGGAGCGGCCATCTGCGCGATTTCGTGAAACTCGTGAAGGCGCAGCCGCTCGACCTGTCGCAGATGAACTGGCAGGTCGGCACGCAGGACGTGTCGCTGCTCGTCGAAACCGGCAAGCTCGAAAAACTCGTCGACGACCTCGTCGCGCAGCGCGGTACCGCCGCGAAGGCGACCATCGACGCATCCGCGTTCATCTTTCATTCGTCGTTTGTGATGATCGCGGGGATGACGGTCGCGTTGATCGTGCTCGCGTTCGCGATCAGCGAATGGGTGGTCCGGCGACTCGCGCGGCAGCTCGGCGGGGAACCGGTTTACGCGAAGGAGATCGCGAGTCGCATTGCGTCAGGCGATCTGTCGAACCAGATCTCGCTCGATCGGCACGATACGTCGAGCATGCTGTCGGCGTTGCGCGACATGCAGTCAGGGCTGTCGTCGACGGTGTCGGGTATTGCCGCGAGTGCCGAGGCGATTGCATCGGCGTCCGGCGAGATATCGATGGGCAATCTCGATCTGTCGCAGCGCACCGAGCAACAGGCGATGGCGCTCGAGCGGACCGCGAGCAGCATGGAGGAACTGACATCGACGGTGCGGCAGAACGCCGACAACGCGAAACAGGCCAGCACGCTCGCCTACAACGCGTCAGCGATTGCGGAGAAGGGCGGTGCCGTGGTGGGCCGTGTCGTCGAGACGATGGGCAAGATCAACGAGAGTGCGAAGAGTATCGGCGACATCATCGGGGTGATCGAGGGCATCGCGTTCCAGACGAATATCCTCGCGCTGAACGCAGCGGTCGAGGCGGCCAGAGCCGGCGAGGAAGGGCGTGGGTTCTCGGTGGTCGCGGGCGAGGTGCGCAATCTCGCGCAGCGCAGCGCTGCCGCGGCGAAGGAGATCAAGACGCTGATCAACGCGTCGGTCGAACGCGTGAGTAACGGCTCGACGCTCGCGCAGGATGCCGGTCAGACGATGGACGAAGTCGTGAAGGCGGTGAAGCGTGTCACCGACATCATGGGCGAGATTTCGGCGGCGTCGGCGGAACAGAGCGCCGGCATCGAGGAGATCAATCTCGCGGTCACGCAGATGGACGCCGGCACGCAGCAGAACGCGGCGCTCGTCGAACAGGCGACCGCCGCGGCGCGTTCGCTCGATGATCAGGCGCGGGCGCTCAAGCAGATGGTGGGGAAGTTTTCGCTGGTTAGTTGA
- a CDS encoding FAD-binding oxidoreductase, whose amino-acid sequence MTQAAATTPASVQSFVDACRAAIGAAHVLTDPHDTAPFLTDWRRRYTGAACAVLNPSNAQEVAALVKLAVEHGIALVPQGGNTGLVGGATPDASGHQAVLTLRRLNRVRDIDPHNNTITVEAGVVLAEVQARAADAGRLFPLSLAAEGSCTIGGNLATNAGGTGVLRYGNTRELCLGLEVVTPQGELWDGLRGLRKDNTGYDLRDLFIGAEGTLGIITAAVMKLHPQPAAQVTALAALASPHAALDFLALAQRMAGPLLTGFELMSDFCLRLVGRHFPQLRYPFADTHPQVVLLELSDSESEAHARALFEQLMEAALEAGIVDDAVVAESLAQSQAFWDLREHIPLAQAEEGLNIKHDIAVPISRIGHFIDETDAAIAQALPGVRMVTFGHLGDGNLHYNVQAPEGVDAKGFLAEHQGPINQIVYDSVHRHRGSISAEHGLGQLKIDEAAHYKSDLEVRLMQAVKHALDPLNLMNPGKVLR is encoded by the coding sequence ATGACTCAAGCCGCTGCCACTACTCCTGCCTCCGTCCAGTCGTTTGTCGACGCCTGCCGCGCCGCTATCGGCGCCGCTCATGTGCTCACCGATCCGCACGACACCGCTCCGTTTCTGACCGACTGGCGCCGCCGCTACACCGGCGCCGCCTGCGCGGTGCTGAACCCGTCGAACGCACAGGAAGTCGCCGCACTCGTGAAGCTCGCCGTCGAACACGGCATCGCGCTCGTGCCGCAGGGCGGCAACACGGGCCTCGTCGGCGGTGCGACGCCGGACGCGAGCGGCCACCAGGCCGTGCTGACGCTGCGGCGCCTGAACCGGGTACGCGATATCGATCCGCACAACAACACCATCACCGTCGAAGCCGGCGTGGTGCTCGCCGAAGTCCAGGCGCGTGCCGCCGATGCAGGCCGGCTATTTCCATTGAGCCTCGCCGCGGAAGGAAGCTGCACGATTGGCGGCAACCTCGCTACCAACGCGGGCGGCACCGGTGTCCTGCGCTACGGCAATACACGCGAGCTGTGTCTCGGCCTCGAAGTCGTGACGCCGCAAGGCGAACTGTGGGACGGGTTGCGCGGGCTGCGCAAGGACAACACGGGCTACGATCTGCGCGATCTGTTCATCGGTGCGGAGGGCACGCTCGGCATTATTACGGCTGCTGTGATGAAACTGCATCCGCAGCCCGCTGCTCAAGTAACCGCGCTCGCCGCGCTGGCATCTCCTCATGCGGCGCTCGATTTTCTCGCGCTCGCACAGCGCATGGCCGGACCGCTTCTGACTGGCTTCGAACTGATGTCGGATTTCTGTCTGCGCCTTGTTGGCCGGCATTTTCCGCAGCTGCGCTATCCGTTTGCCGACACGCATCCGCAAGTCGTGCTGCTCGAACTGTCGGACAGCGAAAGCGAGGCACACGCCCGCGCGCTGTTCGAGCAACTGATGGAAGCCGCGCTCGAAGCCGGCATCGTCGACGATGCGGTGGTGGCCGAAAGCCTCGCGCAATCGCAGGCGTTCTGGGATCTGCGCGAACATATTCCGCTCGCGCAGGCCGAGGAAGGGTTGAACATCAAGCACGACATCGCCGTGCCGATCTCGCGCATCGGCCACTTCATCGACGAAACCGACGCCGCAATTGCACAGGCGCTACCGGGCGTGCGGATGGTCACATTCGGGCATCTCGGCGACGGTAACCTGCACTACAACGTGCAGGCACCGGAAGGCGTCGATGCGAAGGGTTTTCTGGCGGAGCACCAGGGGCCGATCAACCAGATCGTCTACGACAGCGTGCACCGGCACCGCGGCAGCATCAGCGCCGAACACGGCCTCGGTCAGCTGAAAATCGACGAAGCGGCGCACTACAAGTCCGATCTCGAAGTGCGCTTGATGCAGGCCGTCAAACACGCGCTCGATCCGCTCAATCTGATGAACCCGGGCAAGGTGCTGCGCTAG